One Desulfomicrobium apsheronum genomic region harbors:
- the lpxA gene encoding acyl-ACP--UDP-N-acetylglucosamine O-acyltransferase yields MQTNIHPSAVVHPDAYLGTGVTVGPFAVIEDGVHIGDETVIDAGAQIKRFTTLGTKNHIHSMACVGGEPQDLKFGGEESRLVIGDRNRIREFSTIHRGTEGGGGITQVGSDNLMMAYSHIAHDCVVGDNNVLANAATLAGHVVVGNEVVVGGLSAVHQFVNIGDFAFIGGKTGVAQDVPPFMLAVGERATLRGLNLIGLRRHGFSSEEIHALKSAYKLIWRSNQERNEVMQQVETELGNFSQVMKLLDFIRSSKRGTITPERI; encoded by the coding sequence ATGCAAACAAACATACACCCTTCAGCGGTAGTTCATCCGGATGCGTATCTTGGCACCGGTGTCACGGTCGGCCCGTTTGCCGTTATCGAAGACGGGGTTCACATCGGTGACGAGACCGTCATCGACGCCGGAGCCCAGATCAAGCGCTTTACTACCCTTGGCACGAAAAACCATATCCATTCCATGGCCTGCGTCGGCGGTGAACCACAGGATCTCAAATTCGGCGGGGAAGAGAGCAGGCTCGTCATCGGGGACCGCAACAGAATCCGCGAATTTTCGACCATCCACCGCGGCACCGAAGGCGGCGGCGGAATAACCCAGGTCGGGTCGGACAACCTGATGATGGCCTACTCCCACATCGCGCACGACTGCGTGGTCGGAGACAACAACGTCCTGGCCAATGCCGCGACCCTTGCCGGGCATGTCGTCGTAGGCAATGAAGTTGTTGTGGGCGGTCTTTCGGCCGTGCACCAATTCGTGAACATCGGTGACTTCGCATTCATCGGCGGAAAAACCGGTGTTGCCCAGGACGTGCCGCCCTTCATGCTGGCCGTCGGCGAACGCGCCACATTGCGCGGGCTCAACCTCATCGGTTTGCGCAGGCACGGGTTTTCCTCCGAGGAGATTCACGCCCTGAAATCCGCCTACAAGCTGATCTGGCGCTCCAACCAGGAACGCAACGAAGTCATGCAGCAGGTCGAGACAGAGCTTGGCAACTTCTCCCAGGTCATGAAGCTCCTCGACTTCATCCGCAGCAGCAAACGAGGCACGATAACGCCTGAACGCATCTAG